The window taaattttaattaatattctaaatGTAACTGAGatatattaaatgttaattacatttttaaatagaTTTTTTGTAAGTTAATCAGTAAATAACTTTTTCTATGGTTGTAACAGTGGGTTGCTGATATAGCATTGCTATAACCATAGCATTCACCGCGAAAATTGCTACGTAGACGAAAACAGATTGTTAAGCATGAATAAAAAACGGATTTTTAACTAAAATATAGTATTTGAAAAAGTTGAATtactataaaaaataatataattaattatttaattatatattccaATGTAAAAATATCAATTCGATGAGgcaatatttttgtttattaaaaaaaatacatcttAAAAAATGGAAGAAAGTTCGGTTTTGTGGATGCTTTCACTTGTAATGCTAATTGGTTCCTGCATAGCTGGATCTTTACCATTAGTTATGAATTTATCTGaggtaatattttcattaagtTTGATGGTAGATGAAAAGACAACACTTCTTTTATCTATCATTTTCTGTGATTGTCATGTACTTGAACTACTGGTTACAGATTCTACAAAGAACTCCATGATCATGAACATCATGAACCTTTAATCTTTCTAGGATAAATTACAACTGGTATCGATACTTGGTGCTGGACTTCTTGTAGGCACTGCGCTAGCTGTTATTATACCTGAAGGTATAAGAGCATTGTTTACTGGTGGAAGCAACAGTGACCAAGGATTTCATAGTTAGTAttttaaagtaatttaattaaattttataatggtaATTTGTTATAATCAATGGTACaaacatatttcatttctttgatATAATTTGTACAGCTGCTTCAAATAtttaaatcttttatttctAATGTAGTCtaatttgaatataatttatcaTTCTTGATCTTTATTTTTAGATGACCCTCACTCCTTAATAGGTATTAGTTTAATACTTGGTTTTGTATTTATGCTTCTGGTTGATCAGTGTTCAGCTAGAAGAAGCGGTGGAAGAGAAAAAAGTGTTACCGCTACTTTAGGTCTTGTAGTTCATGCAGCAGCTGATGGAGTAGCATTAGGGGCTGCTGCAACTACATCACAAGCTGATGTAGAGTTAATTGTTTTTTTAGCAATAATGTTGCATAAGGTAACCAATTAAATTTGTGTATTGTTCACAAAAAGAAAATGTAGTAACAGATCATAGTAGGTACTAAATGAGTGAACAATTTTTCATAGGCACCTGCTGCATTTGGTCTTGTATCATTCTTACTACACGAGGGAGTTGATAGAAAGAAAATAGGTAGACATCTTTTAGTATTCTCTTTTGCTGCACCTTGTCTTGCTCTTCTGACATATTTTGGTATTGGAAAGGTAAATTGCTTtggttttaaataattaaatatttaaaatattaaatatactattataaaattgttgctTTTTAGGAGGGAAAAGAAACACTTAGTAATGTCAATGCTACTGGCTTGGCAATGTTGTTTAGTGCAGGTACATTCCTATATGTTTCAACTGTACATGTATTACCAGAATTAATGACAAGAAATAACAACACATATGCACATCTACCCTCTGCTGAAAATGTTGCAGTGTCTTCTGGACTTAAAGTTAAGGAAATATTAGTTTTAGTGATGGGGTCATTTCTACCTGCATTAATTACTACGGGTCACCATCATTGATAACATGTCATACAAAAATACATCTGTCTTTTCATTATATGTAACATAAAATGACCCTTTGATTAGAGGGTATGATTTTTTAATGCATTCCatgatttttatgtaaaatcatgaAGTGACATCTGGATGTTTGGTCAGTTCAAACACATGTTTCAGAAGATATACTTTCATGTATTGTACATAATTGTAGAAAGGGCatatcataattattatacatttgtaTAAATTTGATGAGAATGGAATAGGAtacaaaattatgtaaaataacaAACATTTTGAGTAAGGTTTTATTttacaatgaaatttcataattattatttattagtaaatgaaatttttgatacAAACAATAAATCAAATATCTTTCTTTGCATGTTGTTCCATTATTTTagtatatattttcaaaaacacATCTTAAGATACTTTTCATATTGTAATTTAACACTACTAATTAACCAactaatttattctaaataaagcTGCATGAtggtaaaatcatttttataaaagacACATGATGTATTATAAATTCAAGTaaaaataagtataaaataataactattatttACATTGCGTATACATTATATGTTTTTgatcaattttcaataaaaatcattttatatacatgtatacatacaaATATACATTATGtatgaacattttttttaacaatatgaAAATACTATGAATAATATCCTCCTATGCACATAGCTAGTATTCATTACAAAAGGAAATTACAAAGTAATTGTTACAGGATACACaaaatgttatatttataatgttaaaagatgatttatttaaatatgacATTACCgacttaat is drawn from Osmia lignaria lignaria isolate PbOS001 chromosome 14, iyOsmLign1, whole genome shotgun sequence and contains these coding sequences:
- the Zip102B gene encoding zinc/iron regulated transporter-related protein 102B isoform X2, translating into MEESSVLWMLSLVMLIGSCIAGSLPLVMNLSEDKLQLVSILGAGLLVGTALAVIIPEGIRALFTGGSNSDQGFHNDPHSLIGISLILGFVFMLLVDQCSARRSGGREKSVTATLGLVVHAAADGVALGAAATTSQADVELIVFLAIMLHKAPAAFGLVSFLLHEGVDRKKIGRHLLVFSFAAPCLALLTYFGIGKEGKETLSNVNATGLAMLFSAGTFLYVSTVHVLPELMTRNNNTYAHLPSAENVAVSSGLKVKEILVLVMGSFLPALITTGHHH
- the Zip102B gene encoding zinc/iron regulated transporter-related protein 102B isoform X1, whose product is MHHLFKHVFVLKINLYTFKFMGIFQKFIDYTQSSLDKLQLVSILGAGLLVGTALAVIIPEGIRALFTGGSNSDQGFHNDPHSLIGISLILGFVFMLLVDQCSARRSGGREKSVTATLGLVVHAAADGVALGAAATTSQADVELIVFLAIMLHKAPAAFGLVSFLLHEGVDRKKIGRHLLVFSFAAPCLALLTYFGIGKEGKETLSNVNATGLAMLFSAGTFLYVSTVHVLPELMTRNNNTYAHLPSAENVAVSSGLKVKEILVLVMGSFLPALITTGHHH
- the Zip102B gene encoding zinc/iron regulated transporter-related protein 102B isoform X3; protein product: MLLVDQCSARRSGGREKSVTATLGLVVHAAADGVALGAAATTSQADVELIVFLAIMLHKAPAAFGLVSFLLHEGVDRKKIGRHLLVFSFAAPCLALLTYFGIGKEGKETLSNVNATGLAMLFSAGTFLYVSTVHVLPELMTRNNNTYAHLPSAENVAVSSGLKVKEILVLVMGSFLPALITTGHHH